The Naumovozyma dairenensis CBS 421 chromosome 2, complete genome genome segment CATAGTGAACATATGCACCATTCTCCCCAtaagattattatattgCTACCTAGTGATcctaataaaatataaaagatCCCTACGTGGGACAATATGTACTCGAACATTCATGAGAGAATCCTTTATTTTAACCAGTGATGATGCATTCGCAGAAGTTATTAATCCACTTTTAAATTGGTGCGTCTCATATTTATGTGGGAAACCAGAAACTTTACAATATTGTACCACCACGGAAGATCGTCTCatttttgataaagaaCTTGGTTTAACAGAAATAGATACGATTATTGATGTGAAATATAGATGGTTTAAAATGCCAGATGGATTTGACCCTAGGAACgatgatattttgatttatttccATGGTGGTGGATACGCCGTCGCAATGTCACCTTCCACTTTGACATTCTTGGGCAACTTAAGCAAAAAATTCCCCAAATTAGCTATCATTATGTTGGATTATTCATTAACATTAGGCCCTGATAGTAAGAAATTTCCAGCTCAACTCTTGGAAGGATTAGGTATATACGATTACGTGATTAATACTTTACATTGTGAAAATGTAATCCTAATGGGAGAATCTTCTGGAGGTAATTTAGAGCTTGCGTTATTAAATTACTTAATCACAAACACGACAATTCCTTTACCTAAAAAGGCTGTATTAATTAGTCCATGGGCAAATCCATCTAAGATGGATAGATACAATAAACGtcaagaaaaggaattggAAATGTTAGATTGTGTGACTTTCGATGGATCTATAGATTTTAAAGATCGATTGCTTGGACCAGAACTTCGTAATGAATGTCTCCCACTGGTAGATATTTTGTATCATTTTGACCCCAAAGTGTGGTACAAAATCCTGGATGTATGCTCAATATATGTTACGTATGGTAAAGATGAGATATTGAGGCCACAAATTGAACATCTAATAGACAAATTTGCTGATACACATCCAGATAAATTTAACGAAATAACCGATGTATCAGGATATGAAGGTGGATGTCATATTGAACCACTTTTGGTATCAGATAAAAACATGGATTCATGGTCTCAACATGGTGCCGTTAGCGGCATTCTACAATTCATAGAAAAATGATACCACAGCATAgtgatttttctttataaaaaaaattgcaTAATGTATAGATGAAAGTATCTAAGTATTCAAatagaagataataaaataagatataattataaattcATGATTATCCAGAGGCGATCGTTTTCGCATGTTCATCCTGACTATATTTGTCTGGTGTTCTTTTCCAAGTCATCGCTTGCTGAAAAACAGTAGTAATACgctattaaaaaattatacaaGTAAAGAGAACTATTAGAAGTAACAAGTTccaaaacaacaaataaGTTGGAATAACtgagaagaagaacaaataaTAGCCGAAGTCAAAAGATGTCCCAAGAAATAGTCGATGAAGTCGCTAAATACCTAACCTCAAATATCCCGATTGTACCAATTTCTCAAGGTGCAGAAGCAGTAGTCttcacaacaacaatccATCCATATATACCTTCTTCaaacaatgaaaaaaaggaaaaattcataatCAAATATAGaccaacaaaaaaatataggCATCCACTTATTGACAAATCATTAACGAAACATCGTACTTTGAGTGAATCTCGTATACTTAGTAAATTATACCAAATTGATGGAATTAAAGTACCCAAATTGATTGCTTGTGATCCATATAATGGTTGTATATGGTTGGAATTCCTTGGAGAAGATTTACCTAATGGATTTGGATTTAGTAATTTAAAGAACTTCCTGTGGATGAATGCTAAGGATCCTTATAATGATTGTGTGAAGGATACTTTGTATAAAGTCGGGCAACAAATTGGTCTCTTACATTGGAATGATTATTGTCATGGTGATTTAACAAGTTCAAATATCGTTCTTGTGAAGGATGAAGATTATGGAACGAATTGGATTCCTCATTTGATTGATTTCGGGTTGGGATCGACATCTTCTTTAGTAGAAGATAAAGGTGTCGATTTATACGTCTTGGAAAGAGCCATCATTAGCACACATTCATCATTCGCAGATAAATACAATGAATGGTTGATTCAAGGATTCTCTGATGTGTATAAGAGCAAGGGGAAACAAGGTAATAAAAAGCTGAATGAAGTGTTGAAGAGGTTTGCAGAAGTCAGATTACGTGGTAGAAAGAGAAGTATGATTGGTTGAAAAAGGgcaaaaaacaaaatatattgcTATTATAACTTGTGGTTGTACTCTATACAATTGCATTGGACTGGAAGTATCGTTTGATATAGCTTACGATGGCACGATACATAAGGTTCTACATGAAAAATCTGAgatcaaacaaaaaagagatatttatattcaatgtaattttcttttttaaagTATCCAACAATATACATAAATATAGACCTATTTTTAAAACTTATAGATGTATTATCTAATAAAATAGTTGAGAGtctctttctttaattgaaCTTCTAAGTAACAATTGCCCATTTTTTAGCACTCAATACAATATATAGTGGTAAGGcgatattttgaaaatttaacGTGTGTGCTAATAGTTAATAAAGGTAACTTTTAACTAACCGGGAGCTGATAAGCACAGATCTGTAGTTGTCAAAAGATAACGTATAAGTACTTTTCTACACGATATCATAAAGGAGTAAAGGAAACCATTCTACCTGTTGTATATTAGGAACCGTATTCTGAAACCAATTCCACGATGGTCGATTCAGTGAATCCAATTGCATCCGTACTAGAATCAGCAAGAACCATAACCATGGATGCGGCAGCTGTTGCTTCTTCTAAATTGGGTGAATCTTCTTATACCCAATACTCTAAAAAGATAACTCCCAAGCAATTGAGAACGATGTtgaattcaagaaatacAAGAGATCTAAAAGATGCTATGAAAAGAATCATATCATTGATGGCTTCCGATGACACCTCGACAGATTTATCAAGTTATTTTGCAGATGTGGTTAAAAACATTACGTCTAATGATATCAAGATTAAGAGGTTGATTTGTATCTATTTGCTGAGATTTGCTGAAAGAGAACCTAATTTGACCTTATTATCTGTGAACTCTTTACAAAAGACTATATCGGATACTAATCCAGAGGTAAGATGTTTTGCAATAAGAAGTTTATCTGATATGAAAATTGCATCATTAAATCCAATGATTTTATATACTCTAAAAACATCAGTAACAGATCCTTCTGCATTGGTTCGTTATGAAGTAGCATTTGCTCTATT includes the following:
- the NDAI0B00830 gene encoding uncharacterized protein (similar to Saccharomyces cerevisiae YGR263C; ancestral locus Anc_5.42), translated to MHLKSLLFIVNICTILPIRLLYCYLVILIKYKRSLRGTICTRTFMRESFILTSDDAFAEVINPLLNWCVSYLCGKPETLQYCTTTEDRLIFDKELGLTEIDTIIDVKYRWFKMPDGFDPRNDDILIYFHGGGYAVAMSPSTLTFLGNLSKKFPKLAIIMLDYSLTLGPDSKKFPAQLLEGLGIYDYVINTLHCENVILMGESSGGNLELALLNYLITNTTIPLPKKAVLISPWANPSKMDRYNKRQEKELEMLDCVTFDGSIDFKDRLLGPELRNECLPLVDILYHFDPKVWYKILDVCSIYVTYGKDEILRPQIEHLIDKFADTHPDKFNEITDVSGYEGGCHIEPLLVSDKNMDSWSQHGAVSGILQFIEK
- the BUD32 gene encoding serine/threonine protein kinase BUD32 (similar to Saccharomyces cerevisiae BUD32 (YGR262C); ancestral locus Anc_5.43), translating into MSQEIVDEVAKYLTSNIPIVPISQGAEAVVFTTTIHPYIPSSNNEKKEKFIIKYRPTKKYRHPLIDKSLTKHRTLSESRILSKLYQIDGIKVPKLIACDPYNGCIWLEFLGEDLPNGFGFSNLKNFLWMNAKDPYNDCVKDTLYKVGQQIGLLHWNDYCHGDLTSSNIVLVKDEDYGTNWIPHLIDFGLGSTSSLVEDKGVDLYVLERAIISTHSSFADKYNEWLIQGFSDVYKSKGKQGNKKLNEVLKRFAEVRLRGRKRSMIG